A single genomic interval of Litoreibacter ponti harbors:
- the fusA gene encoding elongation factor G yields the protein MAREYPLELYRNFGIMAHIDAGKTTCSERILYYTGKSHNIGEVHDGAATMDWMEQEQERGITITSAATTTFWERTEDGSTPDTPKHRMNIIDTPGHVDFTIEVERSLAVLDGAVAVLDANAGVEPQTETVWRQADRYKVPRIVFVNKMDKIGADFFNCVHMIQDRTGATPAPIQIPIGSENELEGIVDLVTMEEWVWEGEDLGASWVKKPVRDSLKATADEWRAKLVETAVEMDDDAMMAYLEGEEPDVDTLRSLIRKGTLAIKFIPVLCGSAFKNKGVQPLLNAVVDYLPSPLDVVDYMGFAPGDETETRNIARRADDNMPFSGLAFKIMNDPYMGTLTFTRIYSGTLAKGDNLMNTTKGRKERIGRMVMMHSNKQDEITEAFAGDIIALAGLKDTTTGDTLSDDKEQVVLETMTFPDPVIEIAVEPKTKADQEKMSMGLQRLAAEDPSFRVETDLESGQTIMKGMGELHLDILVDRLKREFKVEANIGAPQVAYRETIGHEVEHTYTHKKQSGGSGQFGEVKLIITPTEPGEGYSFESRIVGGAVPKEYIPGVEKGINSVMDSGPLAGFPVIDFKVALIDGKFHDVDSSVLAFEIAARMCMREGMRKAGAKLLEPIMKVEVVTPEEYTGGIIGDLTSRRGQVQGQDTRGNAIAIDAFVPLANMFGYINTLRSMSSGRANFTMQFDHYEPVPSNISEEIQAKFA from the coding sequence ATGGCACGCGAGTATCCCCTCGAGCTGTACCGCAACTTCGGCATCATGGCGCATATCGATGCCGGCAAGACCACTTGCTCCGAGCGTATCCTGTATTACACCGGCAAGTCCCACAACATCGGTGAGGTGCACGATGGTGCGGCCACCATGGACTGGATGGAGCAGGAGCAGGAGCGCGGGATCACGATTACCTCCGCTGCGACGACCACCTTCTGGGAGCGCACCGAGGACGGGTCCACCCCTGACACGCCCAAGCACCGCATGAACATCATCGACACCCCCGGCCACGTGGACTTCACCATTGAGGTCGAGCGTTCGCTGGCCGTGCTCGACGGTGCTGTCGCCGTGCTGGACGCCAACGCAGGCGTCGAGCCCCAGACCGAGACCGTCTGGCGCCAGGCCGACCGCTACAAGGTTCCGCGCATCGTGTTCGTCAACAAGATGGACAAGATCGGCGCCGACTTCTTCAACTGCGTCCACATGATCCAGGACCGCACGGGCGCCACGCCTGCGCCGATCCAGATCCCCATCGGCTCCGAGAACGAGCTTGAGGGCATCGTGGACCTGGTCACCATGGAAGAGTGGGTCTGGGAAGGCGAAGACCTGGGCGCATCCTGGGTGAAGAAGCCCGTGCGCGACAGCCTGAAAGCCACCGCCGACGAATGGCGCGCCAAGCTGGTCGAGACCGCCGTCGAAATGGACGACGACGCGATGATGGCCTACCTCGAAGGCGAAGAGCCCGACGTGGACACCCTGCGGTCGCTGATCCGCAAGGGCACGCTGGCAATCAAGTTCATCCCCGTGCTCTGTGGCTCGGCCTTCAAGAACAAGGGCGTGCAGCCGCTGCTCAACGCCGTTGTGGACTACCTGCCCAGCCCGCTGGACGTGGTCGACTACATGGGCTTCGCCCCCGGCGACGAGACCGAGACCCGCAACATCGCGCGCCGCGCCGATGACAACATGCCGTTCTCGGGCCTGGCGTTCAAAATCATGAACGACCCCTACATGGGCACGCTGACCTTCACGCGGATTTATTCGGGCACGCTCGCCAAGGGCGACAACCTGATGAACACCACGAAGGGCCGCAAGGAGCGGATTGGCCGGATGGTCATGATGCACTCCAACAAGCAGGACGAGATCACCGAAGCATTCGCAGGTGACATCATCGCGCTGGCGGGTCTGAAGGACACCACCACCGGGGACACGCTGTCCGACGACAAGGAGCAGGTCGTTCTCGAGACGATGACCTTCCCAGATCCGGTGATCGAGATCGCCGTCGAGCCGAAGACCAAGGCCGACCAGGAGAAGATGTCCATGGGTCTGCAGCGCCTTGCCGCCGAAGACCCCTCCTTCCGGGTGGAAACAGACCTCGAGTCCGGTCAGACCATCATGAAGGGTATGGGCGAACTTCACCTCGACATTCTGGTGGATCGCCTGAAGCGCGAGTTCAAGGTCGAGGCCAACATCGGCGCCCCGCAGGTGGCCTACCGCGAGACCATCGGTCACGAGGTCGAGCACACCTACACCCACAAGAAGCAGTCGGGTGGTTCGGGTCAGTTCGGCGAGGTCAAGCTCATCATCACGCCCACGGAGCCCGGCGAAGGGTACTCCTTCGAGAGCCGCATCGTTGGTGGTGCCGTGCCGAAGGAATACATCCCCGGCGTGGAGAAGGGCATCAACTCGGTCATGGATAGCGGCCCGCTGGCCGGCTTCCCCGTGATCGACTTCAAGGTGGCCCTGATCGACGGCAAGTTCCACGACGTGGACTCTTCGGTTCTCGCCTTCGAGATCGCCGCCCGTATGTGTATGCGCGAGGGTATGCGGAAGGCTGGTGCCAAGCTGCTCGAGCCGATCATGAAGGTCGAGGTGGTGACGCCTGAGGAGTATACCGGTGGCATCATCGGCGACCTGACGTCCCGTCGCGGGCAGGTGCAGGGGCAGGATACGCGCGGCAACGCCATCGCGATCGACGCCTTCGTGCCGCTGGCCAACATGTTCGGCTACATCAACACCCTGCGGTCGATGTCCTCGGGCCGGGCGAACTTCACCATGCAGTTCGACCATTACGAGCCGGTGCCGTCCAACATCTCCGAAGAGATCCAGGCAAAATTCGCCTAA
- the rplD gene encoding 50S ribosomal protein L4, with protein sequence MKADAIKLDGKKAGSVELDDAIFGLEPRADILHRVVRWQRNNAQAGTHKVKTRSEVSYSTKKIYRQKGTGGARHGARSAPIFRGGGVYKGPTPRSHGHDLPKKVRKLGLMHALSAKANAGELVILDDIAVKDVKTKALAAQVRELGWKRALIIDGAEINADFAKAARNIAGLDVLPSMGANVYDILKRDTLVITKAGLEALEARLK encoded by the coding sequence ATGAAAGCTGATGCCATCAAACTGGACGGCAAGAAGGCCGGCTCGGTTGAGCTGGACGACGCCATCTTCGGCCTCGAGCCCCGTGCGGACATCCTGCACCGCGTGGTCCGCTGGCAGCGCAACAACGCGCAGGCCGGCACCCACAAGGTGAAGACTCGCTCGGAAGTGAGCTACTCCACCAAGAAGATCTACCGCCAGAAGGGCACCGGCGGCGCACGCCACGGCGCGCGCTCGGCTCCGATCTTCCGCGGTGGCGGTGTGTACAAGGGCCCGACGCCGCGCAGCCACGGGCATGACCTGCCCAAGAAGGTGCGCAAGCTGGGCCTGATGCACGCGCTGTCGGCGAAAGCCAATGCGGGTGAGCTGGTGATCCTGGACGACATCGCGGTCAAGGACGTGAAGACCAAGGCGCTGGCCGCTCAGGTCCGCGAGCTTGGCTGGAAGCGTGCCCTCATCATCGATGGGGCCGAGATCAACGCCGATTTCGCCAAGGCCGCCCGCAACATCGCCGGTCTGGACGTGCTGCCCTCCATGGGCGCCAACGTCTACGACATCCTGAAACGCGACACTTTGGTGATCACCAAAGCCGGTCTCGAAGCGCTGGAGGCTCGCCTGAAATGA
- the rplC gene encoding 50S ribosomal protein L3, with product MLRSGVIAKKVGMTRLFMEDGKQIPVTVLQLDKLEVVANRTMEKDGYTAVQLGAGTAKAKRTSKAMRGHFAAAKVEPKRKIAEFRVAEDNLIPVGEEIIAAHYFEGQFVDVAGTSIGKGFAGAMKRHNFGGLRATHGVSISHRSHGSTGQCQDPGKVFKGKKMAGHMGAARVTTQNLQVVKTDIDRGLIMVKGAVPGSKGGWVTIKDAVKKPVPENVIYPAALASAAREAAKAAEEAAAAAEAEAKAAEEAAAAEAAAAEEAALKAAEAEIAAEKGDDAATDAAPEGDKSDES from the coding sequence ATGTTGCGCTCTGGTGTAATTGCGAAGAAGGTCGGCATGACCCGCCTCTTCATGGAAGACGGCAAGCAGATCCCTGTCACCGTTCTTCAACTCGACAAGCTGGAAGTGGTCGCCAACCGCACCATGGAGAAGGACGGCTACACCGCTGTTCAGCTCGGTGCCGGCACCGCGAAGGCGAAACGCACATCCAAAGCCATGCGCGGGCACTTCGCTGCCGCCAAGGTGGAACCCAAGCGCAAGATCGCTGAGTTCCGCGTGGCCGAGGACAACTTGATCCCGGTCGGCGAGGAAATCATCGCCGCGCATTACTTCGAGGGCCAGTTCGTCGATGTGGCGGGCACCTCGATCGGTAAGGGCTTTGCCGGTGCGATGAAGCGGCACAACTTCGGGGGCCTGCGCGCCACCCACGGTGTGTCGATCTCCCACCGCTCCCACGGTTCCACCGGTCAGTGTCAGGACCCCGGCAAGGTGTTCAAGGGCAAGAAGATGGCCGGCCACATGGGCGCTGCCCGCGTGACCACGCAGAACCTGCAGGTCGTCAAGACCGACATCGACCGTGGCCTGATCATGGTGAAGGGTGCTGTGCCCGGCTCCAAGGGTGGCTGGGTCACCATCAAGGATGCGGTCAAGAAGCCGGTCCCTGAGAATGTGATCTATCCTGCCGCTCTGGCGTCCGCCGCCCGTGAGGCCGCGAAAGCCGCCGAAGAGGCCGCCGCCGCCGCCGAAGCCGAAGCCAAAGCCGCCGAGGAAGCCGCAGCCGCAGAGGCCGCCGCCGCCGAGGAAGCCGCGCTGAAGGCCGCCGAAGCAGAAATCGCTGCAGAGAAGGGCGACGATGCCGCCACCGATGCAGCCCCGGAAGGAGACAAGTCCGATGAAAGCTGA
- the rpsG gene encoding 30S ribosomal protein S7, producing the protein MSRRHAAEKRQVLPDAKFGDLVLTKFMNNLMIDGKKSVAERIVYNAFDRVEAKLKKAPVEVFHEALELIKPSVEVRSRRVGGATYQVPVEVRPERREALAIRWLIKAARARNENTMEERLAGELMDAVNSRGSAVKKREDTHKMADANKAFSHYRW; encoded by the coding sequence ATGTCACGTCGTCACGCTGCCGAAAAGCGCCAAGTCCTGCCCGACGCCAAGTTTGGTGATCTGGTTCTGACCAAATTCATGAACAACCTGATGATCGACGGCAAGAAGTCGGTCGCAGAGCGTATCGTCTACAACGCGTTCGACCGCGTTGAGGCCAAGCTGAAGAAAGCTCCCGTGGAAGTGTTCCACGAGGCGCTCGAGCTGATCAAACCCTCCGTTGAGGTTCGCTCCCGCCGCGTCGGTGGTGCCACCTACCAGGTGCCCGTCGAAGTGCGCCCCGAGCGCCGTGAGGCGCTGGCCATCCGCTGGCTGATCAAGGCCGCCCGCGCCCGCAACGAGAACACCATGGAAGAGCGCCTCGCAGGCGAGCTGATGGACGCGGTCAACTCCCGCGGCTCGGCCGTCAAGAAGCGCGAAGACACCCACAAGATGGCCGACGCCAACAAAGCGTTCAGCCACTACCGCTGGTAA
- the tuf gene encoding elongation factor Tu has product MAKEKFERTKPHVNIGTIGHVDHGKTTLTAAITKYFGDFQAYDQIDGAPEEKARGITISTAHVEYETDTRHYAHVDCPGHADYVKNMITGAAQMDGAILVVNAADGPMPQTREHILLGRQVGIPKMVVYMNKVDQVDDEELLELVEMEIRELLSSYDYPGDDIPVIPGSALAAMEGNNPEIGEESIRKLMAAVDEYIPTPERAVDQPFLMPIEDVFSISGRGTVVTGRVERGVINVGDEIEIVGIRDTSKTTCTGVEMFRKLLDRGEAGDNIGALLRGVDREGVERGQVLCKPGSVKPHTKFEAEAYILTKEEGGRHTPFFANYRPQFYFRTTDVTGTVELPSGTEMVMPGDNLKFDVELIAPIAMEQGLRFAIREGGRTVGAGVVSKITE; this is encoded by the coding sequence ATGGCTAAGGAAAAGTTTGAACGCACAAAACCGCACGTTAACATTGGCACGATTGGCCACGTTGACCACGGCAAGACGACGCTGACGGCGGCGATCACGAAGTATTTCGGCGACTTCCAGGCGTATGACCAGATCGACGGCGCGCCGGAAGAGAAGGCCCGCGGGATCACGATCTCGACGGCGCACGTGGAGTACGAGACCGACACGCGCCACTACGCGCACGTCGACTGCCCCGGCCACGCCGACTACGTCAAGAACATGATCACCGGGGCCGCCCAGATGGACGGCGCGATCCTGGTGGTGAACGCCGCCGACGGCCCGATGCCCCAGACCCGCGAGCACATCCTGCTGGGCCGCCAGGTGGGCATCCCGAAGATGGTCGTCTACATGAACAAGGTCGACCAGGTGGACGACGAGGAGCTGCTGGAGCTCGTCGAGATGGAGATCCGCGAGCTGCTGTCCTCCTACGACTACCCCGGCGACGACATCCCCGTCATTCCGGGCTCGGCTCTGGCCGCGATGGAAGGCAACAACCCCGAGATCGGCGAAGAGTCGATCCGCAAGCTGATGGCCGCCGTGGACGAGTACATCCCGACCCCCGAGCGCGCCGTGGACCAGCCCTTCCTGATGCCGATCGAGGACGTGTTCTCGATCTCCGGCCGCGGCACCGTTGTGACCGGCCGTGTCGAGCGTGGCGTGATCAATGTGGGTGACGAGATCGAGATCGTGGGCATCCGCGACACCTCGAAGACCACCTGCACCGGCGTCGAGATGTTCCGCAAGCTGCTGGATCGTGGCGAGGCTGGCGACAACATCGGCGCGCTGCTGCGCGGCGTGGACCGTGAGGGCGTGGAGCGCGGCCAGGTGCTGTGCAAGCCGGGCTCGGTGAAGCCCCACACGAAGTTCGAGGCCGAGGCCTACATCCTGACCAAGGAAGAGGGTGGCCGTCACACGCCGTTCTTCGCCAACTACCGCCCGCAGTTCTACTTCCGCACGACGGATGTGACGGGCACGGTTGAGCTGCCGTCGGGCACCGAGATGGTGATGCCGGGCGACAACCTGAAGTTCGACGTCGAGCTGATCGCGCCCATCGCGATGGAGCAGGGCCTGCGCTTCGCCATCCGCGAGGGCGGCCGGACGGTTGGCGCAGGGGTCGTTTCCAAAATCACCGAGTGA
- a CDS encoding Hint domain-containing protein: protein MADKLSSGVFIAEILADNAGSSAVDVDGDGQANKADEFIEIQNTSGNVIDLSTYQLWSEKEGLLHAFQSGDTLAPGATATVLGEYQGTPPAGSGLYEATDETGNQINTNSVNWLPDGEGQKFDSIFLVNTATGEYVVLSYGNPPRTPTLPDGFPGTNQSGAGESIDSSAPNGRAFARDENGVLVETDPTPGDPDVPCFVAGCLIDTPSGPRPVEELRPGDLVNSRDHGPVPVQAVARTVLDRRQLRRNPDLWPVRFAPGAIGNDRPLAVSAQHRMLLASELSEMLMGTREALAAARFFIGQPGVELAAPHGSVTYIHLLFARHEVIRAAGAWSESLFTGDLASRLMRQQASWAVRDGVSLQAIQHVETARPILRQFEAQVLLAPIPRAAAMG, encoded by the coding sequence ATGGCCGACAAACTCTCCAGCGGCGTCTTCATTGCCGAGATCCTGGCCGACAACGCCGGGAGCTCTGCCGTGGACGTGGACGGCGATGGGCAGGCCAACAAGGCCGACGAATTCATCGAGATCCAGAACACATCCGGCAACGTCATCGACCTGAGCACCTATCAGCTGTGGTCCGAGAAAGAGGGTCTGCTGCACGCGTTCCAGTCCGGCGACACGCTGGCCCCGGGTGCCACGGCGACGGTGCTTGGCGAATATCAGGGCACGCCGCCCGCCGGATCGGGCCTTTACGAGGCGACCGACGAGACCGGCAACCAGATCAACACCAACAGCGTCAATTGGCTGCCCGATGGCGAAGGGCAGAAGTTCGATTCGATCTTTCTGGTGAACACGGCGACGGGCGAGTACGTCGTGCTGTCCTATGGCAACCCACCCCGGACGCCCACGCTGCCCGACGGCTTTCCCGGCACCAACCAATCGGGCGCGGGCGAGAGCATCGACAGCTCCGCGCCCAACGGACGCGCCTTTGCCCGCGATGAGAACGGCGTTCTGGTCGAGACCGACCCGACGCCGGGTGACCCGGATGTTCCCTGTTTCGTGGCAGGCTGTCTGATCGACACGCCAAGCGGGCCGCGCCCCGTTGAGGAGCTGCGGCCCGGCGATCTGGTCAATTCACGCGATCATGGCCCTGTGCCCGTGCAGGCGGTCGCGCGCACGGTGCTGGACCGTCGCCAGCTGCGCCGCAATCCTGACCTGTGGCCGGTGCGGTTTGCGCCTGGTGCGATCGGCAATGACAGGCCTCTGGCCGTGTCGGCGCAGCACCGGATGCTGCTGGCAAGCGAGCTCAGCGAGATGCTCATGGGCACGCGAGAGGCGCTTGCGGCGGCTCGGTTCTTCATCGGGCAGCCCGGGGTCGAGCTGGCGGCGCCCCATGGATCGGTCACCTACATTCATCTGCTTTTCGCGCGCCACGAGGTGATCCGCGCCGCGGGCGCGTGGTCGGAGAGCCTGTTCACCGGTGATCTGGCGTCGCGACTGATGCGGCAGCAGGCAAGCTGGGCCGTCCGTGATGGCGTCTCTTTGCAAGCCATCCAGCATGTCGAGACCGCACGCCCGATCCTGCGCCAATTCGAGGCGCAGGTCCTGCTTGCCCCGATCCCTCGCGCAGCCGCGATGGGCTAG
- the rpsL gene encoding 30S ribosomal protein S12 has product MPTIQQLIRKPRQPKRKTSKSMHLQECPQKRGVCTRVYTTTPKKPNSAMRKVAKVRLTNGFEVISYIPGESHNLQEHSVVLIRGGRVKDLPGVRYHILRGVLDTQGVKDRKQRRSKYGAKRPK; this is encoded by the coding sequence ATGCCAACGATCCAGCAGCTGATCCGCAAGCCGCGGCAGCCGAAACGCAAGACCTCGAAGTCCATGCACCTGCAGGAGTGCCCGCAAAAGCGTGGCGTCTGCACCCGCGTGTACACCACCACGCCGAAGAAGCCGAACTCCGCTATGCGGAAGGTTGCCAAGGTGCGCCTGACCAACGGTTTCGAGGTGATCTCCTACATCCCCGGTGAAAGCCACAACCTGCAGGAGCACTCGGTGGTCCTGATCCGCGGTGGTCGTGTGAAAGACCTTCCCGGTGTGCGCTACCACATCCTGCGCGGCGTGCTGGACACCCAGGGCGTCAAAGACCGTAAGCAACGCCGCTCGAAATACGGCGCGAAGCGTCCGAAGTAA
- a CDS encoding 50S ribosomal protein L23, with the protein MSTKSEHYDVIRKPIITEKATMASEANAVVFEVAIDANKPMIKEAVENLFGVKVKAVNTTITKGKVKRFRGQPGRRKDVKKAYVTLEEGNTIDVSTGL; encoded by the coding sequence ATGAGCACGAAATCAGAGCATTACGACGTGATCCGCAAGCCGATCATCACCGAGAAGGCCACCATGGCCTCCGAGGCGAACGCGGTTGTGTTCGAGGTCGCCATCGACGCCAACAAGCCGATGATCAAAGAGGCGGTAGAAAACCTCTTTGGTGTGAAGGTGAAGGCGGTGAACACCACCATCACCAAAGGCAAGGTCAAGCGGTTCCGGGGCCAACCCGGCCGCCGCAAGGACGTCAAGAAAGCCTATGTAACGCTGGAAGAAGGCAACACGATCGACGTGTCCACCGGTCTTTAA
- the rpsJ gene encoding 30S ribosomal protein S10, translating into MAASQNIRIRLKAFDYRVLDASTQEIVNTAKRTGADVRGPIPLPNKIEKFTVLRGPHVDKKSRDQFEIRTHKRLLDIVDPTPQTVDALMKLDLAAGVDVQISV; encoded by the coding sequence ATGGCCGCAAGCCAGAACATCCGCATCCGCCTGAAGGCGTTTGACTACCGCGTGTTGGATGCAAGCACCCAAGAGATCGTGAACACCGCAAAGCGCACCGGCGCTGATGTGCGTGGCCCGATCCCGCTGCCCAACAAAATCGAAAAATTCACCGTGCTGCGTGGCCCCCACGTGGACAAGAAGTCCCGCGACCAGTTCGAGATCCGCACCCACAAGCGGCTGCTCGACATCGTGGACCCGACGCCCCAGACCGTGGACGCGCTGATGAAGCTCGACCTGGCAGCCGGCGTCGACGTGCAGATCTCGGTTTAA
- the rpsS gene encoding 30S ribosomal protein S19 — MSRSVWKGPFVDAYVLKKAEAAKESGRNDVIKIWSRRSTILPQFVGLTFGVYNGRKHIPVNVSEEMIGQKFGEYSPTRTYYGHAADKKAKRK; from the coding sequence ATGTCTCGCTCAGTCTGGAAAGGCCCCTTCGTCGACGCCTATGTGTTGAAGAAGGCCGAGGCCGCCAAAGAAAGCGGCCGCAACGATGTTATCAAGATCTGGTCGCGCCGCTCCACCATCCTGCCGCAGTTCGTGGGCCTCACTTTCGGGGTCTACAATGGTCGCAAGCACATCCCGGTGAATGTCTCCGAGGAAATGATCGGCCAGAAGTTCGGCGAGTACTCCCCGACGCGCACCTATTACGGGCACGCCGCGGACAAGAAAGCGAAGAGGAAGTAA
- the rplB gene encoding 50S ribosomal protein L2 has product MALKSYKPTTPGQRGLVLIDRSELWKGRPVKALTEGLTKNGGRNNTGRITMRRKGGGAKRLYRIVDFKRTKFDVPATVERIEYDPNRTAFIALVKYEDGEQAYILAPQRLGVGDTVVASAKADVKPGNAMPFSGLPIGTIIHNIELKPGKGGQIARAAGTYAQFVGRDGGYAQIRLSSGELRLVRQECMCTVGAVSNPDNSNQNFGKAGRNRHKGIRPSVRGVVMNPVDHPHGGGEGRTSGGRHPVSPWGKPTKGARTRNKNKASQKLIIRSRHAKKKGR; this is encoded by the coding sequence ATGGCACTCAAGTCGTATAAGCCGACGACGCCAGGCCAACGTGGGTTGGTTCTGATCGACCGTTCGGAACTCTGGAAAGGCCGCCCGGTCAAAGCCCTCACCGAAGGGTTGACCAAGAATGGCGGACGGAACAACACCGGACGGATCACAATGCGTCGCAAAGGTGGGGGCGCAAAGCGTCTTTACCGCATCGTAGATTTCAAACGCACCAAATTCGACGTCCCAGCGACGGTAGAGCGGATTGAATATGACCCGAACCGGACCGCGTTTATCGCCCTGGTGAAATATGAAGACGGCGAGCAGGCCTATATCCTTGCTCCGCAGCGCCTTGGCGTCGGCGACACCGTCGTTGCATCGGCCAAGGCCGACGTGAAGCCCGGCAACGCGATGCCGTTCTCGGGCCTGCCCATCGGCACGATCATCCACAACATCGAGCTCAAGCCCGGCAAAGGCGGCCAGATCGCCCGTGCGGCCGGCACCTACGCCCAGTTCGTGGGCCGTGACGGCGGCTACGCCCAGATCCGCCTCAGCTCTGGCGAGCTGCGTCTGGTCCGCCAGGAGTGCATGTGCACCGTCGGTGCCGTGTCGAACCCCGACAACTCCAACCAGAACTTCGGTAAAGCCGGTCGCAATCGCCACAAGGGCATCCGCCCCTCCGTGCGTGGTGTCGTGATGAACCCGGTCGACCACCCGCATGGTGGTGGTGAAGGCCGGACCTCTGGTGGCCGCCACCCGGTTTCGCCCTGGGGCAAGCCCACGAAGGGTGCGCGCACCCGCAACAAGAACAAAGCGTCGCAAAAGCTGATCATCCGCTCGCGTCACGCCAAGAAGAAGGGACGTTAA
- a CDS encoding VPLPA-CTERM sorting domain-containing protein, with the protein MSVSRFAIAMFASAISLGTAASAGTVNYYLGNSSGFGPDCGDVDAGPNPDVAHCSSGGLSLDIYGYKYNPATGEIDTSRQLDLDQGHALSIGSNIDNRGTDEALFLSFGADVTLKSLTFGNVDSNDEVHIGLLSSLGAAASPFYYANIPGTNYTTLNLSPSLGLTGSMFVVGTSVDCKRHESKDCKDDDNWTLKYVSVHYNPDDNEPEPVPLPAAGWLLLAGLGGFGALKRKKRAA; encoded by the coding sequence ATGAGCGTATCACGCTTTGCTATCGCGATGTTTGCATCTGCGATATCGCTGGGAACCGCGGCTAGCGCCGGAACCGTCAACTACTATCTGGGTAATTCTTCGGGCTTCGGTCCTGACTGTGGCGACGTCGATGCGGGCCCGAACCCGGACGTTGCGCATTGCTCGTCGGGCGGTCTTTCTTTGGACATCTATGGTTATAAGTACAATCCGGCCACGGGCGAGATTGACACCAGCAGGCAGCTTGACCTCGACCAAGGGCACGCATTGTCGATTGGCAGTAATATCGACAATAGGGGCACCGACGAAGCGCTGTTCCTGAGCTTTGGGGCAGACGTCACGCTGAAATCGCTGACCTTTGGGAACGTTGACAGCAATGACGAAGTCCATATCGGTCTTCTGAGCAGCCTGGGTGCCGCTGCAAGCCCGTTCTACTACGCCAATATCCCGGGCACCAATTACACGACCCTGAACCTGTCACCTAGCCTCGGTTTGACCGGGAGCATGTTCGTCGTGGGCACGTCGGTCGACTGTAAACGCCATGAGAGCAAGGATTGCAAAGATGACGACAACTGGACGTTGAAATACGTGAGCGTCCATTACAATCCGGACGACAACGAGCCGGAGCCTGTGCCGCTGCCTGCAGCTGGATGGCTGTTGCTTGCTGGCCTCGGTGGCTTTGGTGCCCTGAAGCGCAAGAAGCGCGCAGCCTGA
- a CDS encoding DMT family transporter, with translation MALSENMRGALFMVGSMTAFTVNDACMKALSDELPLFQAMFLRSLGVLAFMGAMAWRAGVFHTPVPRADRWLIALRTLVEAAAAGFFISALFNMPIANITAILQALPLTVTLAGAFVFREQVGWRRLTAILVGLAGVLLIVRPGTEGFNTYSVYALIAVALVTVRDLCARRISREVPTMTIAISAAFGVGGFSGLASIGTQWQPVSGLALLQLGGAALFVIGGYLFSVLAMRSGEIAFVAPFRYSSLLVALILGYAVFGDWPDVLTMVGASIVVGAGGYTLWREQRLIARGLRLR, from the coding sequence ATGGCACTGTCGGAGAACATGCGCGGGGCGCTCTTCATGGTGGGCTCGATGACGGCCTTCACCGTCAATGACGCGTGCATGAAGGCCCTGTCGGATGAGCTGCCGCTGTTTCAGGCGATGTTCCTGCGCTCCTTGGGCGTGCTCGCCTTCATGGGGGCCATGGCATGGCGCGCGGGGGTCTTTCACACGCCGGTGCCGCGCGCGGACCGCTGGCTGATCGCCCTGCGGACGCTGGTCGAGGCGGCGGCGGCGGGGTTCTTCATCTCCGCGCTGTTCAACATGCCGATCGCCAACATCACCGCCATCCTGCAGGCGCTGCCCCTGACGGTGACGCTGGCGGGGGCTTTCGTGTTTCGCGAGCAGGTTGGCTGGCGCAGGTTGACTGCAATCCTCGTGGGGTTGGCGGGGGTCCTACTGATCGTGCGGCCCGGCACAGAGGGGTTCAACACCTACTCGGTCTACGCGCTGATCGCGGTGGCCCTGGTCACCGTGCGCGACCTGTGCGCCCGGCGCATCTCGCGCGAGGTGCCGACGATGACGATTGCGATCTCGGCGGCCTTCGGGGTCGGGGGCTTTTCGGGGCTCGCCTCGATCGGGACGCAGTGGCAGCCGGTCTCGGGGCTGGCGCTGCTGCAGCTTGGCGGCGCGGCGCTGTTCGTGATCGGCGGCTACTTGTTTTCGGTGCTGGCGATGAGGTCGGGCGAGATCGCCTTCGTCGCGCCGTTTCGCTACTCCAGCCTGCTGGTCGCGCTGATCCTTGGCTACGCGGTATTTGGCGATTGGCCCGATGTGCTGACCATGGTCGGCGCGTCCATCGTGGTGGGGGCAGGGGGCTATACGCTGTGGCGCGAGCAGCGCCTGATCGCGCGCGGCCTGCGCCTCAGGTAG